The following are from one region of the Yoonia sp. R2331 genome:
- the ruvX gene encoding Holliday junction resolvase RuvX has translation MIMDDPAAFAAALPAFGPVAGLDLGTVTLGVAVSDRMRGVATPVETIKRKKFGVDAAALLALCEKREVTGLVLGLPMNMDGSEGPRCQATRAFARNLNKLTPLPITFWDERLSTVAAERAMLEADMSRKRRGELIDHVAAAYILQGLLDRLAHLGTTS, from the coding sequence ATGATCATGGATGACCCCGCTGCCTTTGCAGCCGCCCTGCCCGCTTTTGGCCCGGTGGCGGGTCTGGACCTTGGGACCGTCACGCTGGGCGTGGCGGTGTCGGACCGGATGCGCGGCGTCGCCACGCCGGTTGAGACAATCAAGCGCAAGAAATTTGGCGTCGATGCTGCCGCCCTGCTGGCGCTTTGCGAAAAGCGAGAGGTCACCGGCCTTGTCCTTGGTTTGCCAATGAACATGGATGGCAGCGAGGGGCCGCGCTGTCAGGCAACCCGCGCCTTTGCCCGCAATTTGAACAAACTGACGCCGCTGCCGATCACGTTCTGGGATGAACGCCTGTCCACCGTTGCCGCCGAACGCGCCATGCTCGAGGCGGATATGTCCCGAAAGCGTCGCGGAGAGTTGATCGACCACGTGGCCGCTGCCTATATCCTGCAAGGGTTGCTGGACCGGCTGGCACATTTGGGAACCACATCATGA
- the ccmI gene encoding c-type cytochrome biogenesis protein CcmI, protein MLFWIIAGVLAAVVLATLVKPLLRDAAAPEGAGSDVAIYTAQLAEIERDLARDVLDPTEAERARTEVARRLLAANAAPRVAGVLRSSPVTAVLTAIVVMAVSALTYWQLGSPAVPDQPLAQRLAASDAMRANRPDQAALEAAAPTPPPVDAPATYLDSVDALRDAMATRPDDLQGWELLAYHEAELRNYSAAAKAQERVVTLKGDAASDEDLRRQLDLMTLATDGFVSPQAEGLIRQLLDRNPQNVAARYHLGALYDQTDRGDIAFRLWRPLVEDEPDGYHVSLARLQIEGAAARAGIDYTAPAMRGPSAADIANAENLAPEDRAAMIGNMVAGLSDRLATEGGTAADWARLITAHGVLGDAEQAGRIWAEARQVFAADDAAIAMLAEAARNAGLTE, encoded by the coding sequence ATGTTGTTTTGGATCATCGCCGGTGTTCTTGCCGCTGTCGTTCTTGCGACGTTGGTCAAACCCTTGCTGCGCGACGCGGCAGCACCGGAAGGGGCCGGGTCGGATGTGGCGATCTACACCGCGCAACTGGCCGAGATTGAGCGTGATCTGGCCCGCGATGTGCTGGACCCGACAGAGGCAGAGCGCGCCCGCACCGAAGTGGCGCGCCGCTTGCTGGCCGCCAACGCAGCACCGCGCGTAGCCGGTGTTTTGCGCAGCAGCCCGGTGACGGCGGTTTTGACAGCGATCGTGGTCATGGCGGTTTCTGCGCTGACCTATTGGCAGTTGGGTTCACCAGCGGTGCCCGATCAGCCGCTGGCGCAACGGCTTGCGGCCTCTGACGCGATGCGCGCCAACCGCCCGGATCAGGCCGCATTGGAGGCAGCCGCGCCAACGCCACCGCCGGTCGACGCGCCCGCCACCTACCTCGACAGCGTAGACGCCTTGCGCGACGCGATGGCAACGCGGCCCGACGATCTGCAAGGGTGGGAGCTGCTGGCCTATCACGAGGCAGAGCTGCGCAATTACAGTGCTGCGGCCAAGGCACAAGAGCGGGTTGTGACGCTGAAAGGGGATGCCGCTAGCGACGAGGACCTGCGGCGGCAGCTTGACCTGATGACGCTGGCCACCGATGGCTTTGTGTCGCCGCAAGCCGAAGGATTGATCCGTCAATTGCTAGACCGGAACCCGCAGAATGTCGCCGCACGCTATCATCTTGGCGCGCTTTACGATCAGACCGACCGGGGCGATATTGCGTTTCGCCTGTGGCGTCCGCTGGTCGAGGATGAACCGGACGGCTACCACGTCTCGCTTGCCCGATTGCAGATCGAAGGTGCGGCAGCGCGCGCCGGGATCGACTACACCGCACCGGCAATGCGCGGCCCATCTGCGGCTGATATCGCAAATGCCGAGAATTTGGCGCCAGAGGATCGGGCTGCGATGATCGGCAATATGGTCGCCGGGCTGTCTGACCGCTTGGCGACAGAGGGCGGGACCGCGGCCGACTGGGCGCGTCTGATCACTGCGCACGGCGTTTTGGGCGACGCCGAACAGGCTGGGCGGATTTGGGCCGAAGCGCGTCAGGTTTTTGCCGCCGACGATGCCGCAATTGCCATGCTGGCAGAGGCGGCCAGGAATGCAGGACTGACCGAATGA
- a CDS encoding superoxide dismutase, whose protein sequence is MAFELPDLPYAHDALASKGMSAETLEYHHDLHHNAYVTNGNKAIEGTEWAGKSLEEIIVGTYDKSAVAQNGIFNNISQLWNHNQFWEMMGPGDAGMPGELEKALTESFGSVDEFKSQFSAAGAGQFGSGWCWLVKNADGSLAVTKTENGVNPLCFGQTALLGCDVWEHSYYIDFRNKRPAYLTNFLDNLVNWENVAGRL, encoded by the coding sequence ATGGCTTTTGAACTTCCCGATCTTCCCTATGCGCACGACGCGCTGGCATCCAAAGGCATGTCCGCAGAGACGCTGGAATACCACCACGACCTGCACCACAACGCCTATGTCACCAATGGCAACAAGGCGATCGAAGGCACCGAATGGGCTGGCAAGTCTCTGGAAGAGATCATCGTCGGCACCTACGATAAATCGGCGGTCGCCCAGAACGGTATCTTCAACAACATCAGCCAGTTGTGGAACCACAACCAGTTCTGGGAAATGATGGGTCCGGGCGATGCCGGGATGCCGGGCGAGCTGGAAAAAGCGTTGACCGAAAGCTTCGGCTCTGTCGATGAATTCAAGTCGCAGTTCTCTGCTGCAGGCGCGGGCCAGTTCGGTTCCGGCTGGTGCTGGCTGGTCAAAAACGCTGACGGTTCATTGGCAGTCACCAAGACCGAAAATGGCGTGAATCCGCTTTGCTTTGGTCAGACGGCCTTGCTTGGCTGCGATGTGTGGGAACATTCCTACTACATCGATTTCCGCAACAAGCGTCCCGCCTACCTGACCAACTTCCTCGACAATCTGGTCAACTGGGAAAACGTCGCAGGCCGCCTCTAA
- a CDS encoding ABC transporter ATP-binding protein, producing MKTPRLQITQLTKAFNGRRIVDDIDLTVMPGQVTCLLGPSGCGKSTTLRMIAGVEMQDSGTIHVDGELICDTVHRIPPEARGIGLMFQDFALFPHLTVAQNVGFGLPKSERAARIKDLLAKVGMSRHIDRFPHELSGGEQQRVALARALAPKPGIMLMDEPFSGLDDRLRDDIRDETLDVLKEEGTAVLLVTHEPAEAMRMADEIALMRNGRIVQRGAPYNIYNAPVDLLAASFFSDINVIHGKVQGALTETPFGQFLAPGVPDGTEVDICIRPQHLKIDFDRAGRGPSPTPVEGTPARGVVLRARYMGKESLVEFKMDYDGSVLRALVPSVFLPQRGTALWLMIRRDRCFVFPRAA from the coding sequence ATGAAAACGCCGAGGCTGCAGATCACGCAGTTGACCAAAGCCTTTAACGGGCGGCGGATTGTCGATGACATCGACCTGACAGTGATGCCGGGGCAGGTGACTTGTCTGTTGGGACCGTCAGGCTGCGGCAAATCCACGACCCTGCGAATGATTGCCGGGGTCGAAATGCAGGACAGCGGCACGATCCACGTCGATGGCGAACTGATCTGCGACACCGTACACCGCATTCCGCCCGAGGCTCGGGGCATAGGCCTGATGTTTCAGGACTTTGCCCTGTTCCCGCACCTGACCGTTGCGCAGAACGTCGGCTTTGGCCTGCCCAAATCAGAGAGGGCCGCGCGGATCAAAGACCTGTTGGCCAAGGTCGGCATGTCACGGCACATTGACCGCTTCCCGCATGAGCTGTCCGGGGGCGAACAACAGCGGGTTGCTCTGGCCCGTGCGCTGGCCCCGAAGCCGGGCATCATGTTGATGGACGAACCCTTTTCGGGCCTCGACGACCGGTTGCGCGATGATATCCGCGATGAAACGCTGGACGTGCTGAAAGAAGAAGGCACAGCCGTTTTGCTGGTGACCCATGAACCGGCAGAGGCGATGCGTATGGCCGATGAAATCGCGTTGATGCGCAATGGACGCATCGTGCAGCGCGGCGCGCCCTATAACATCTACAACGCCCCCGTTGATCTGTTGGCTGCGTCTTTCTTTAGCGATATCAACGTGATCCACGGTAAAGTTCAAGGTGCTTTGACGGAAACGCCGTTTGGTCAATTTCTGGCTCCGGGCGTGCCTGACGGAACCGAAGTTGATATTTGCATTCGCCCACAGCACCTGAAAATCGACTTTGACCGCGCGGGGCGCGGCCCAAGCCCGACCCCTGTCGAAGGCACGCCGGCGCGCGGTGTTGTGCTGCGCGCGCGCTATATGGGCAAGGAAAGCCTTGTCGAATTTAAGATGGACTATGACGGCTCTGTGCTGCGCGCGCTCGTGCCGTCGGTGTTTCTGCCTCAAAGGGGCACGGCCCTGTGGCTGATGATCCGCCGCGACCGCTGTTTCGTTTTTCCGCGCGCGGCTTAG
- a CDS encoding Hint domain-containing protein, giving the protein MTSTETSRSLQAVPVLNAADFSVTDGVALGDGMSFADELVMDDVYQLQSGANRQRLTLALSDEQLFFEIDDSSEVGKPGNAVVLDCCLTLMARDGSTFEALVMVEIEQDGVEAVYLLPLATLAPKTDYRLVGVDREAAATRFAEVACVSFTRGTHITMASGQQVPIEDLSVGDKVLTRDDGPQQIRWIGQTTLRAVGEFAPVVIKADALHNINDLVVSPDHRLFVYQRQDRLGAGRSEVLVKVRHLINDDTVYQQDGGFVDYFQLLFDNHQIIYAEGIAAESLLVDPRTRAALPGHSTHSHRHHLDYEVNSSLLSTPDAVALLRKASSS; this is encoded by the coding sequence ATGACATCTACCGAAACCTCGCGCAGTCTGCAGGCTGTTCCGGTCCTGAATGCAGCTGATTTCAGCGTGACCGACGGGGTGGCACTGGGGGATGGTATGTCCTTTGCGGACGAGTTGGTGATGGACGATGTCTATCAACTGCAAAGTGGCGCAAACCGCCAGCGCCTGACGCTGGCGTTGTCAGATGAGCAATTGTTCTTTGAGATCGACGACAGCAGCGAAGTTGGCAAACCCGGCAATGCAGTGGTGCTGGACTGCTGCCTGACACTGATGGCCCGTGACGGCAGCACGTTCGAGGCGCTGGTGATGGTCGAGATCGAGCAGGACGGGGTCGAGGCGGTCTATCTTTTGCCGCTGGCAACACTGGCCCCGAAAACCGACTATCGGCTTGTGGGTGTTGACCGCGAAGCGGCCGCAACCCGGTTTGCCGAAGTCGCCTGTGTATCGTTCACGCGTGGCACGCATATCACGATGGCCTCTGGCCAGCAGGTCCCGATTGAAGACCTGTCTGTCGGAGACAAGGTGCTGACGCGCGACGACGGCCCGCAGCAGATTCGCTGGATTGGGCAGACCACTCTGCGCGCAGTGGGTGAATTCGCGCCCGTGGTGATCAAGGCCGATGCGCTGCACAACATCAACGATCTGGTCGTCAGCCCGGACCACCGCCTTTTTGTCTATCAGCGGCAGGATCGGCTGGGCGCTGGCCGCAGCGAAGTGCTGGTCAAGGTGCGGCATCTGATCAATGACGATACGGTCTATCAGCAAGATGGCGGGTTTGTGGACTACTTCCAGCTGCTTTTTGACAACCATCAGATCATCTATGCCGAAGGGATTGCTGCGGAATCGCTGCTGGTCGATCCGCGCACCCGCGCCGCCTTGCCCGGTCATAGCACCCATAGCCATCGGCATCATCTGGACTATGAGGTCAACAGCAGCTTGTTGTCGACGCCTGACGCCGTGGCCCTGCTGCGTAAAGCATCCAGCAGCTAA
- a CDS encoding SDR family oxidoreductase: MDLGIKGKRALVCAGSKGLGKGCATALAEAGVDLVLNARGAEALEATAAELRGFGVNVTTVAADVSTDAGRAALIEASQGVDILVNNAGGPPPGLWSDWDRDDFIAALDANMLAPIALIKALIPAMMDAGWGRVVNITSVSVKSPVPQLGLSNSARAGLTGYVAGTSRQVAQRGVIINNLLPGIHATDRAISLDRTVSKAQGISMDEATAQRTATIPAGRYGTPEEFGATCAFLCSQHAGYIVGQNILLDGGATNTTL, encoded by the coding sequence ATGGATCTGGGGATCAAAGGAAAGCGCGCATTGGTCTGCGCAGGCTCCAAGGGGTTGGGCAAGGGCTGTGCGACAGCCTTGGCCGAGGCAGGTGTTGATCTTGTGCTGAACGCCCGCGGGGCAGAGGCGCTTGAAGCGACCGCTGCAGAGCTGCGCGGTTTTGGCGTCAACGTGACCACCGTGGCGGCTGACGTCAGCACCGATGCAGGTCGCGCGGCACTGATTGAGGCCTCACAGGGCGTTGATATCCTGGTTAACAACGCAGGTGGCCCACCGCCGGGCCTGTGGTCCGACTGGGACCGCGATGATTTCATCGCCGCGCTTGATGCAAATATGTTGGCCCCGATTGCGCTGATCAAGGCGTTGATACCAGCGATGATGGATGCAGGCTGGGGCCGGGTGGTCAATATTACCTCTGTCTCGGTCAAGTCCCCGGTTCCTCAGCTTGGCCTGTCCAATTCTGCGCGCGCCGGGCTGACCGGTTATGTGGCTGGCACCTCACGGCAAGTGGCTCAGCGGGGTGTGATCATCAACAACCTGCTGCCCGGCATACACGCCACCGACCGCGCCATCAGCCTTGATCGTACTGTCAGCAAGGCGCAGGGCATCAGCATGGACGAGGCCACGGCACAGCGCACCGCCACCATCCCCGCAGGTCGCTACGGCACACCGGAAGAGTTTGGCGCGACCTGCGCGTTTCTGTGTTCGCAGCACGCCGGATACATCGTGGGGCAGAACATTCTGCTGGACGGTGGCGCCACCAACACAACGCTCTGA
- a CDS encoding sarcosine oxidase subunit gamma, whose protein sequence is MSNAVSALNGKVAQGDVTIREDGLRGMISLRGDMSNSKLKSVCAELTGVAFPTQGRAQGAGTTGLAWMSPDEVLVMVPHDLVADALARIAKALKGQHHLAVNVSDARAVMVVEGPFVRDVFAKLAPVDLHPDSFGPGDFRRSRLGQVAAAFWMRDDQCVEVVCFRSVADYAFDLLAAAAKGGPVGHFPTG, encoded by the coding sequence ATGTCTAATGCTGTCAGCGCATTAAACGGCAAAGTCGCCCAAGGTGACGTGACAATCCGCGAGGATGGTCTGCGCGGCATGATCAGCCTGCGGGGCGATATGTCGAACAGCAAACTCAAGTCGGTCTGTGCCGAATTGACCGGTGTCGCGTTTCCCACACAGGGGCGCGCGCAGGGTGCGGGCACCACGGGCCTTGCGTGGATGTCCCCGGATGAGGTGCTGGTGATGGTGCCCCATGACCTGGTGGCAGACGCGCTGGCGCGGATCGCAAAGGCGCTGAAGGGCCAGCACCACCTGGCGGTCAACGTTTCGGACGCGCGTGCCGTTATGGTGGTCGAAGGCCCCTTTGTCCGTGATGTCTTTGCCAAACTGGCACCTGTTGACTTGCACCCTGACAGCTTTGGCCCCGGCGACTTCCGCCGCTCGCGTCTGGGGCAGGTGGCTGCCGCGTTCTGGATGCGCGATGACCAATGTGTCGAGGTTGTCTGCTTCCGTTCTGTGGCTGACTATGCCTTTGACCTGCTGGCCGCTGCGGCCAAAGGCGGCCCCGTCGGACACTTCCCCACCGGCTAA
- a CDS encoding sarcosine oxidase subunit delta encodes MLILHCPNCGRDVDETDLHSGGEAHLTRFGPGSTDQEFEDYLFMRENPKGVHFERWHHTYGCGKWFHAARCTNTLEVFGTYSAQTPEPPKEIMERIAERRPDWTKGAKS; translated from the coding sequence ATGCTGATCCTGCATTGTCCCAATTGCGGTCGCGATGTCGACGAAACCGATCTGCACAGCGGCGGAGAAGCGCATTTGACCCGGTTTGGCCCCGGATCAACCGATCAGGAGTTCGAGGATTACCTGTTCATGCGCGAAAATCCCAAAGGTGTGCATTTTGAACGCTGGCATCACACCTATGGCTGCGGCAAGTGGTTTCACGCCGCGCGCTGCACCAACACGCTTGAGGTGTTTGGCACCTATTCCGCGCAGACGCCGGAACCCCCCAAAGAGATCATGGAGCGCATCGCAGAACGCAGACCCGATTGGACCAAGGGGGCAAAATCATGA
- a CDS encoding DUF1289 domain-containing protein, which translates to MTDEIWKRAEVESPCIKICVIQPETRLCTGCMRTIDEIGAWSRMTPEERRSVMTELEGRRGKLTRRRGGRAARLA; encoded by the coding sequence ATGACCGATGAGATTTGGAAACGCGCCGAGGTCGAAAGCCCCTGCATCAAGATCTGCGTGATCCAGCCGGAAACGCGGCTTTGCACAGGCTGCATGCGAACGATTGACGAAATCGGGGCGTGGTCGCGCATGACGCCAGAAGAACGCCGGTCTGTCATGACAGAGCTGGAAGGGCGTCGCGGGAAACTGACGCGCAGGCGTGGCGGGCGGGCGGCGAGGCTCGCCTAA
- a CDS encoding sarcosine oxidase subunit alpha family protein, producing the protein MSTRLAREGRFVNKSKPVAFTFNGKNLRGLEGDTLASALLANDQMLIGRSFKYHRPRGVIASGAEEPNGLVNLGKGDSFEPNARVTTTEVFDGLHATSQNHWPSLEFDVGAINSHLSRFLPAGFYYKMFMFPRPFWKHIYEPFIRKSAGLGKAPKTRDDNTYEHFHIHADVLVIGGGIAGLAAALAAGQSGARVVLMEQTAHWGGRAPVDGAVIDGMPAQEWVDETVAALSQMDNVTLRTRCMGAGVYDHGYVLGYERLTDHAPRPGAVKHRLWRVRAQQVVTATGAIERPLSFAANDLPGVVLASAARDYVVNFGVSLGDRTVIVTNNDDAYRTAITLKEAGLDVPAIIDARPAVTGDLPEQARALGIRVETGKGIAKVKGGKRVTGVAICAQAGEGAILEEIACDCVAMSGGWSPVVHLWSHCGGKLSWDADQAMFRPDAARAPTGANGQAFVTVAGVANGHLFTAEGVADGFCAGRAAANAAGHSKKPGQAPMGEDAAEGALSPVWLMPQGASYALRSKAWLDFQNDVKVSDVQLAAKEGFESVEHAKRYTTLGMATDQGKISNINGLAILADQLGADIPDVGTTTFRPPYTPISMAAIAGPAQRDLFQPVRKTPMSDWHTANGAFYEPVGQWRRPYAYLRGSETVHDAVNREVVNARTNTGLLDASTLGKLVVSGPDAGKFLDMMYTNMMSTLPIGKCRYGLMCTENGFLSDDGVVARINDDTWLCHTTTGGAERIHGWMEDWLQCEWWDWQVYVANVTEQLAQVAVVGPNARKLLEKLGGMDVSKDMLPFMHWADGTLGGFDARVYRISFSGELSYEIAVPASQGRAFWDALLEAGEEFGIMPYGTEALHIMRAEKGFIMIGDETDGTIIPQDLNLNWALSKKKEDYLGKRAHARSHMADPNRWKLVGLETLDGSVLPDGAYAIANGVNANGQGNTQGRVTSTYFSPTLKKGIAMGLVLNGPDRMGEVISFTNIGGEPIKAKIVDQVFYDPEGEKQNV; encoded by the coding sequence ATGAGCACGCGCTTGGCCCGCGAAGGGCGTTTTGTCAACAAAAGCAAGCCTGTAGCCTTTACCTTTAACGGCAAGAACCTGCGAGGCCTCGAAGGCGACACGCTCGCCTCGGCCTTGTTGGCAAATGATCAGATGCTCATAGGGCGGTCGTTCAAGTATCACCGCCCGCGCGGCGTGATCGCGTCCGGCGCAGAGGAACCCAACGGGCTGGTCAATCTGGGCAAAGGCGACAGCTTTGAACCGAACGCCCGAGTGACTACGACCGAGGTCTTTGACGGTCTGCATGCCACCAGCCAGAACCACTGGCCCAGCCTCGAATTTGACGTGGGCGCCATCAACTCCCACCTGTCACGGTTCCTGCCTGCGGGATTCTACTACAAGATGTTCATGTTTCCGCGTCCGTTCTGGAAACATATCTATGAACCCTTCATCCGCAAATCCGCCGGTCTGGGCAAAGCGCCCAAGACGCGGGACGACAACACTTATGAACACTTTCACATCCATGCGGATGTGCTGGTCATCGGCGGCGGCATTGCCGGTCTGGCCGCGGCCTTGGCCGCGGGTCAATCCGGCGCGCGGGTCGTGCTGATGGAACAGACCGCCCATTGGGGCGGGAGGGCGCCTGTGGATGGCGCGGTGATCGACGGGATGCCTGCGCAAGAGTGGGTCGATGAGACCGTCGCTGCGCTTTCGCAGATGGACAACGTCACCCTGCGCACCCGCTGCATGGGGGCAGGTGTCTACGACCACGGCTATGTGCTGGGCTATGAACGCCTGACAGACCATGCGCCGCGACCTGGCGCGGTCAAGCATCGCCTGTGGCGCGTCCGCGCACAGCAAGTGGTGACGGCAACCGGCGCGATTGAGCGGCCATTATCATTTGCAGCCAATGACTTGCCAGGTGTTGTTCTTGCAAGTGCTGCGCGCGACTACGTGGTGAACTTTGGTGTTTCGCTGGGCGACCGCACCGTGATCGTGACCAACAACGATGACGCCTATCGCACCGCGATCACGCTCAAAGAAGCGGGGCTGGACGTGCCTGCCATCATCGACGCGCGCCCTGCGGTCACAGGCGATCTGCCCGAACAAGCCCGCGCACTCGGCATCCGGGTTGAGACGGGCAAAGGCATCGCCAAGGTCAAGGGTGGCAAGCGCGTCACAGGTGTCGCGATCTGCGCGCAGGCGGGTGAGGGCGCGATTCTGGAAGAGATCGCTTGCGATTGCGTGGCGATGTCGGGCGGCTGGTCACCCGTGGTGCACCTCTGGTCCCACTGCGGTGGCAAACTGTCGTGGGACGCCGATCAGGCCATGTTCCGCCCCGATGCCGCGCGCGCGCCAACGGGTGCAAACGGGCAAGCCTTCGTGACAGTCGCAGGCGTAGCGAACGGTCATCTCTTCACGGCTGAAGGTGTCGCTGACGGGTTCTGCGCGGGACGTGCTGCAGCCAATGCGGCCGGACACAGCAAAAAACCCGGACAAGCGCCAATGGGCGAAGATGCGGCCGAAGGCGCGCTGTCGCCCGTCTGGCTGATGCCACAGGGCGCATCCTATGCGCTGCGGTCCAAGGCCTGGCTGGATTTCCAGAACGACGTCAAAGTCTCTGACGTGCAACTGGCCGCCAAAGAAGGCTTTGAAAGTGTCGAACACGCCAAGCGCTACACGACGCTGGGTATGGCAACGGATCAGGGAAAGATCAGCAACATCAACGGCCTGGCGATCTTGGCAGATCAACTCGGTGCGGATATTCCGGACGTTGGGACAACTACGTTCCGCCCGCCTTACACGCCGATCTCAATGGCCGCGATCGCCGGTCCCGCGCAGCGCGACCTGTTCCAGCCGGTGCGCAAAACGCCGATGTCGGACTGGCACACCGCAAACGGCGCGTTCTATGAACCGGTCGGCCAATGGCGCAGGCCCTACGCCTATCTGCGTGGGTCCGAAACGGTGCACGACGCGGTCAACCGCGAGGTGGTGAACGCCCGCACCAACACCGGGCTTCTGGACGCTTCTACCCTTGGCAAGCTGGTGGTCAGCGGGCCGGACGCGGGCAAGTTTCTGGACATGATGTACACCAACATGATGTCCACGCTGCCCATCGGCAAATGCCGCTATGGCTTGATGTGTACCGAAAACGGCTTCCTCAGTGATGACGGCGTCGTGGCCCGGATAAATGACGACACGTGGCTGTGCCACACCACCACCGGCGGGGCAGAGCGGATCCATGGTTGGATGGAAGACTGGCTGCAATGCGAATGGTGGGACTGGCAGGTCTATGTCGCCAATGTGACCGAACAACTGGCGCAGGTCGCCGTGGTTGGCCCCAATGCCCGCAAGCTGTTGGAAAAGCTGGGCGGCATGGATGTCAGCAAGGACATGCTGCCGTTTATGCACTGGGCCGACGGCACCCTTGGCGGGTTTGACGCGCGGGTCTACCGGATCAGTTTCTCGGGTGAGCTGTCCTATGAAATTGCTGTGCCGGCCAGTCAGGGCCGCGCCTTCTGGGACGCGCTGCTGGAGGCGGGCGAGGAATTCGGGATCATGCCCTACGGCACCGAGGCGCTGCATATCATGCGCGCCGAAAAAGGCTTTATCATGATCGGGGACGAAACCGATGGTACGATTATCCCGCAGGATCTGAACCTCAACTGGGCGCTGTCCAAAAAGAAAGAGGATTATCTGGGCAAACGCGCACATGCGCGCAGCCACATGGCAGATCCGAACCGTTGGAAGCTGGTGGGCCTTGAGACGCTGGATGGCTCGGTTCTGCCTGACGGGGCGTATGCCATTGCCAACGGTGTCAACGCCAATGGTCAGGGCAACACCCAAGGACGGGTGACTTCGACCTATTTTTCACCGACCCTGAAAAAGGGCATCGCGATGGGGCTCGTTCTCAATGGCCCTGACCGGATGGGCGAGGTGATCTCTTTCACCAATATCGGGGGCGAACCGATCAAGGCGAAAATCGTAGATCAGGTTTTCTATGATCCTGAGGGGGAGAAGCAGAATGTCTAA
- a CDS encoding sarcosine oxidase subunit beta family protein, producing MKRYSAFAIAREAFRQHTGWERAWRSPEPKKKYDVIIVGAGGHGLATAYYLGKNFGITNVAVIEKGWLGGGNTGRNTTIIRSNYLQDPSAAIYEKARSLYETMSQDLNYNVMFSPRGVLMLAQTEHEVRGYKRTAHANSLQGVTTEWIDPKRVKEICPIMNIDGPRYPVLGGLWQARGGTARHDAVAWGYARACSDMGMDIIQKCEVTGVMTSGGKVTGVNTTKGDIACDKLGMVVAGHASVLAAKAGFQLPIESVPLQALVSEPIKPCMDIVVMANTVHGYMSQSDKGEMVIGGGTDGHNAYTQRGSFHHIEETVRALVETFPMIANLKMLRQWGGIVDVTGDRSPILSKTPVEGIFVNCGWGTGGFKAIPGSGWAMAELMAKGQSPLTEEFNMFRFREGKFIDESVAAGVAH from the coding sequence ATGAAGCGCTATTCGGCCTTTGCCATTGCCCGCGAGGCGTTTCGCCAGCACACCGGCTGGGAACGCGCATGGCGTTCGCCAGAGCCCAAGAAAAAATACGATGTGATCATTGTGGGCGCAGGTGGGCACGGACTGGCGACGGCGTATTACCTTGGCAAGAATTTTGGCATCACCAATGTCGCCGTGATCGAAAAGGGCTGGTTGGGCGGTGGCAACACCGGGCGAAATACGACGATCATCCGTTCCAACTATCTGCAAGACCCCTCTGCTGCGATCTACGAAAAAGCCCGCAGCTTATATGAAACGATGAGCCAGGATCTGAACTATAACGTCATGTTCAGCCCCCGCGGCGTGCTGATGCTGGCCCAGACCGAACACGAGGTGCGCGGCTACAAGCGCACAGCACATGCCAACAGCCTGCAAGGGGTCACGACAGAGTGGATCGACCCCAAACGGGTCAAGGAAATCTGCCCGATCATGAACATCGACGGACCGCGCTATCCGGTTCTGGGCGGTCTGTGGCAGGCCCGTGGCGGCACGGCACGCCATGATGCGGTGGCCTGGGGCTATGCCCGGGCCTGTTCCGACATGGGCATGGACATCATCCAGAAATGCGAAGTCACCGGCGTGATGACATCTGGTGGGAAAGTCACCGGCGTGAACACCACCAAAGGTGACATCGCCTGCGACAAACTGGGCATGGTTGTGGCCGGTCACGCCTCTGTGCTGGCCGCAAAGGCCGGGTTCCAACTGCCCATCGAATCGGTGCCATTGCAGGCGCTGGTGTCAGAGCCGATCAAGCCTTGCATGGACATTGTGGTGATGGCCAACACCGTGCATGGCTACATGTCGCAGTCCGACAAAGGAGAAATGGTGATCGGCGGCGGTACAGACGGGCACAACGCCTATACCCAGCGCGGCAGCTTTCATCACATCGAAGAAACCGTACGCGCATTGGTCGAGACTTTTCCGATGATCGCCAACCTCAAGATGCTGCGCCAGTGGGGCGGGATCGTTGACGTGACCGGCGATCGTTCTCCCATTCTGTCCAAGACACCTGTTGAGGGCATCTTTGTGAACTGCGGCTGGGGCACCGGTGGGTTCAAGGCCATTCCGGGGTCTGGCTGGGCGATGGCAGAGCTGATGGCAAAGGGCCAATCGCCGCTGACCGAAGAATTCAACATGTTCCGGTTTCGCGAAGGCAAGTTTATCGACGAAAGCGTGGCCGCCGGGGTGGCGCACTAA